A genomic window from Arthrobacter globiformis includes:
- the purB gene encoding adenylosuccinate lyase — MPETAATADTRTPSGRLALAASGEQIALGPLDGRYKSAVAPLVDYLSEAALNRDRVAVEVEWLIHLTGDNVLPGAGPLTEDQQQQLRAIVTEFDASSVTELAEIEAVTVHDVKAVEYYIGRRLPAIGIENLTAMVHFGCTSEDINNLSYALGVKGAVEDVWLPAARSLVAQIGKMAEDNRAVPMLSRTHGQPATPTTLGKELAVIAHRLNRQLERIARTEYLGKINGATGTYAAHVASVPGADWQQVAKSFVEKLGLTWNPLTTQIESHDWQAELYADVARFNRILHNVCTDIWSYISIGYFAQIPVAGATGSSTMPHKVNPIRFENAEANLEISSGLLDVLGSTLVTSRWQRDLTDSSSQRNIGVAFGHSLLAISNVAKGLERLDVAEDVLAGDLDTNWEVLGEAIQMVMRAESIAGVEGMENPYERLKDLTRGQRVDAARMQEFVQGLGLSAEAEARLLALTPGKYTGIADQLVDHLK; from the coding sequence ATGCCTGAAACTGCCGCCACAGCTGACACCCGTACGCCCTCCGGACGCCTCGCCCTCGCCGCGTCAGGGGAACAAATCGCGCTCGGCCCGCTGGACGGCCGTTACAAGTCCGCCGTCGCACCCCTCGTTGACTACCTGTCCGAGGCAGCCCTCAACCGCGACCGCGTCGCTGTCGAGGTGGAGTGGCTTATCCACCTGACCGGGGACAACGTCCTCCCGGGCGCCGGCCCCCTGACCGAGGACCAGCAGCAGCAGCTGCGGGCCATCGTCACCGAATTCGATGCCTCCTCCGTCACCGAGCTGGCCGAAATCGAAGCCGTCACCGTCCACGACGTCAAGGCCGTGGAGTACTACATCGGCCGCCGCCTGCCCGCCATCGGGATCGAGAACCTGACCGCCATGGTGCACTTCGGCTGCACCTCCGAGGACATCAACAACCTGTCCTACGCGCTGGGCGTGAAGGGTGCTGTGGAGGACGTGTGGCTGCCCGCCGCCCGGTCCCTCGTGGCCCAGATCGGCAAGATGGCCGAAGATAACCGCGCCGTTCCGATGCTGTCCCGCACGCACGGCCAGCCCGCCACGCCCACAACCCTGGGCAAGGAACTCGCCGTCATCGCGCACCGCCTGAACCGGCAGCTGGAGCGGATCGCCAGGACCGAATACCTCGGCAAGATCAATGGCGCCACCGGCACATACGCCGCCCACGTGGCCTCGGTCCCGGGCGCAGACTGGCAGCAGGTTGCAAAGTCGTTCGTGGAGAAGCTGGGACTGACCTGGAACCCGCTGACCACCCAGATTGAAAGCCACGACTGGCAGGCCGAGCTGTACGCCGACGTCGCCCGCTTCAACCGGATCCTGCACAACGTCTGCACGGACATCTGGAGCTACATCTCGATCGGCTACTTCGCGCAGATCCCCGTGGCAGGTGCCACCGGTTCCTCCACGATGCCGCACAAGGTCAACCCGATCCGCTTCGAGAACGCAGAGGCCAATCTGGAGATCTCCTCCGGCCTCCTGGACGTGCTGGGCTCCACCCTCGTCACCTCCCGCTGGCAGCGCGACCTCACCGACTCCTCCAGCCAGCGCAACATCGGCGTGGCCTTCGGCCACTCCCTGCTGGCCATCTCCAACGTGGCCAAGGGCCTGGAGCGCCTGGACGTGGCCGAGGACGTCCTCGCCGGCGACCTCGACACCAACTGGGAAGTCCTGGGTGAAGCGATCCAGATGGTGATGCGCGCGGAGTCGATTGCCGGCGTCGAAGGCATGGAGAACCCCTATGAGCGGCTCAAGGACCTCACCCGCGGGCAGCGCGTGGACGCCGCCCGGATGCAGGAGTTCGTCCAGGGCCTGGGCCTCTCCGCAGAGGCCGAGGCGCGGCTGCTCGCCCTGACGCCGGGCAAGTACACCGGCATCGCGGACCAGCTGGTGGACCACCTCAAATAA
- a CDS encoding histidine phosphatase family protein yields the protein MRLLLIRHGETPGNVLGQLDTAHPGPGLTELGERQAEALPRALVNEPISALYASTLLRTQITAKPLSRELGLDVEILDGIHEIEAGALEKLTDHESHRRYMSTVFAWSDGDFDRRMPAGPDGHEFFERYDAAIAKVAAEAADAGAVALVSHGAAIRVWAGHRADNIDMEFAARHVLANTGIVALEGNPEAGWQLIHWDASPVGGLALADPTAEDPMGKTTG from the coding sequence ATGAGGCTGCTGCTCATCCGCCACGGCGAAACTCCCGGGAACGTGCTGGGGCAGCTGGACACCGCCCACCCGGGTCCCGGCCTCACCGAGCTGGGCGAGCGGCAGGCGGAAGCCCTGCCGCGGGCCCTGGTAAACGAGCCGATCAGCGCCCTGTACGCGTCCACATTGCTCCGCACCCAGATCACGGCCAAACCGCTGAGCCGGGAGCTCGGCCTCGATGTGGAGATCCTGGACGGCATCCACGAGATCGAAGCCGGCGCCCTGGAAAAACTGACGGACCACGAATCCCACCGGCGGTACATGAGCACCGTCTTCGCCTGGAGCGACGGCGATTTCGACCGCCGGATGCCCGCCGGACCGGACGGGCACGAGTTCTTCGAGCGCTATGACGCGGCCATTGCCAAAGTGGCCGCGGAAGCCGCCGACGCCGGCGCAGTCGCGCTGGTGAGCCACGGCGCCGCGATCCGCGTCTGGGCAGGGCACCGCGCGGACAACATCGACATGGAATTCGCCGCCCGGCACGTCCTCGCCAACACCGGCATCGTGGCGCTGGAAGGGAACCCCGAAGCCGGCTGGCAGCTGATCCACTGGGACGCCAGCCCGGTGGGTGGCCTGGCCCTGGCCGACCCCACCGCCGAAGACCCGATGGGAAAGACCACAGGCTAG
- a CDS encoding GNAT family N-acetyltransferase, translating to MQTNPRLNIRKVTWSNPVGADLRAAQQAELDARFGCADHEPGPKPSEVDTAVFLVAYDKGSGQPVGCGGLRLLDSDTAEIKRLYVLPYTRGSGVASSILAALEAEAYAQGITRITAEAGSAQTDGRNFYANSGFDQVPNFGPYIGVEHSYCYAKSINSHSAAHTAMA from the coding sequence ATGCAGACCAATCCCAGGCTCAACATCCGGAAAGTCACCTGGTCGAACCCTGTGGGCGCCGACCTGCGCGCCGCACAGCAGGCTGAACTGGACGCCCGCTTCGGATGTGCCGACCATGAGCCTGGACCCAAGCCATCCGAAGTGGACACGGCCGTGTTCCTCGTGGCCTACGACAAGGGATCCGGCCAGCCGGTGGGCTGCGGCGGCCTGCGGCTGCTCGACTCCGATACAGCGGAAATCAAGCGCCTCTACGTTCTCCCCTACACCCGGGGGTCAGGTGTGGCCAGCTCCATCCTGGCCGCCCTTGAGGCGGAAGCCTACGCACAGGGGATTACCCGGATCACGGCGGAAGCGGGCTCCGCGCAGACGGATGGCCGCAACTTCTACGCGAACTCCGGCTTCGACCAGGTTCCCAACTTCGGCCCCTACATCGGCGTCGAGCACTCGTACTGCTACGCCAAGAGCATCAATTCCCACAGCGCAGCGCACACCGCCATGGCCTGA
- a CDS encoding acyl-CoA thioesterase, which yields METKDITFRTRKWVRPEDLNANGTLFGGSLLKWIDEEAAIYAILQLGNGRAVTKYISEINFVSSAVQGDLIEMGLTATRFGRTSLTMRAEVRNMITRQSILTIEEIVFVNLSPTGKPEPHGYTEITYDRDRIPTHHLTETLQQD from the coding sequence ATGGAAACCAAAGACATTACGTTCCGCACCCGCAAGTGGGTACGGCCGGAGGACCTCAACGCCAACGGCACGCTGTTCGGTGGCAGCCTGCTGAAGTGGATCGACGAGGAAGCCGCGATCTACGCCATCCTCCAGCTGGGCAACGGCCGCGCGGTCACGAAGTACATCTCCGAAATCAACTTCGTCAGCTCCGCGGTCCAGGGCGACCTGATCGAGATGGGCCTGACCGCCACGCGCTTCGGCCGCACGTCGCTGACCATGCGCGCCGAGGTGCGCAACATGATCACCCGGCAGAGCATCCTCACCATTGAGGAGATAGTGTTCGTCAACCTCAGCCCCACCGGCAAGCCGGAGCCGCATGGCTACACGGAAATCACCTACGACCGCGACCGCATCCCCACGCACCACCTCACCGAAACGCTGCAGCAGGACTAG
- a CDS encoding FAD-dependent monooxygenase, translated as MEAITIIGGGIAGLALAAGLDPERFDVTIHEQRPGVPAVETSLAMWPEAQAALAVLGVLPQIREAGTAFGGMALRDATGTALVVPEVRGVLGVSRADLIRILEAAVPASVRRVEGRVDGVPATGPLASGLLVGADGVHSVVRRSFWGARSQARLTPYLALRGVLPEPVQADAGGEYWGRGQLFGITPASGGRTYWYASFRSNLGPAGVDAAEALKQARERFAGSAPDVRTVLELATPDATLAQRIWTTPNLGSFVRPGAVLAGDAAHGMTPNLGRGACEALVDAVTLAELLNARPLEDALKAYNRQRALKTQLLRLASSAMAGVALAERAQPLRDGLLRLASR; from the coding sequence ATGGAAGCCATAACCATCATCGGCGGCGGCATCGCCGGCCTCGCGCTCGCGGCCGGCCTGGACCCGGAGCGCTTCGACGTGACCATCCACGAGCAGCGGCCCGGTGTGCCGGCGGTGGAGACGTCGCTGGCCATGTGGCCGGAGGCGCAGGCAGCCCTCGCGGTCCTGGGAGTCCTGCCGCAGATCAGGGAGGCGGGCACGGCCTTCGGCGGGATGGCCCTGCGTGACGCCACGGGCACAGCCCTGGTGGTACCCGAGGTGCGCGGGGTCCTGGGCGTCTCCCGGGCGGACCTTATCCGGATCCTCGAAGCCGCCGTGCCCGCATCCGTGCGCCGCGTCGAGGGCAGGGTTGACGGCGTCCCCGCTACCGGACCGCTGGCGTCAGGCCTGCTGGTGGGGGCCGACGGCGTCCACAGCGTAGTCCGCCGCTCCTTCTGGGGTGCCAGGTCGCAGGCAAGGCTGACGCCGTACCTTGCCTTGCGCGGAGTCCTTCCCGAGCCCGTCCAGGCCGACGCCGGCGGGGAATACTGGGGACGCGGGCAGCTGTTCGGCATCACGCCTGCGTCCGGCGGCAGGACTTACTGGTACGCCTCGTTCCGCTCAAACCTGGGACCGGCGGGCGTCGATGCGGCCGAAGCACTGAAGCAGGCACGGGAGCGCTTCGCCGGAAGCGCGCCGGACGTCCGGACAGTGCTGGAGCTGGCCACGCCAGACGCCACGCTGGCGCAGCGGATTTGGACCACGCCCAACCTCGGCAGCTTTGTGCGGCCGGGCGCCGTGCTGGCGGGCGACGCTGCGCATGGCATGACGCCCAACCTTGGCCGCGGCGCCTGTGAGGCACTCGTGGACGCTGTCACGCTGGCTGAACTCCTCAACGCCCGTCCGCTGGAGGACGCGCTCAAGGCATACAACCGGCAGCGCGCCCTCAAGACCCAGCTGCTGCGGCTGGCTTCGTCCGCCATGGCGGGCGTGGCCCTGGCCGAACGGGCACAGCCGCTGCGCGACGGGCTCCTGAGGCTGGCTTCCCGTTAA
- a CDS encoding 4-hydroxybenzoate 3-monooxygenase produces MARQIITTQVAILGAGPAGLMLSHLLAKAGIESTVIEIRSRQEISETVRAGILEHGTVNMLVEGGVSDRVLREGDRHDGIELRFNGESHRIDFKELVGESVWLYPQTDVFMDLAARREADGGDVRYSVTDTTIHGIEDKPKVWFTDADGVEYELQADFITGADGSRSHCRFQIPEAHRKWYFHEYPFAWFGILAEAPRSSDELIYANSENGFALISQRTETVQRMYFQCDPKENVADWNDERIWAEFRSRVNGNGFELKEGPVIDKMVLPFRSFVHTPMRHGKLFLAGDAAHTVPPTGAKGLNLAIHDVKVLFEGLDSYYNSGSTALLDSYSDRALDRVWKAQQFSYWMTTMLHTPADAGDFARARQLGELNSVVSSRHGQAYLAEAYTGWPSA; encoded by the coding sequence ATGGCACGACAGATCATCACCACCCAGGTGGCTATTCTGGGCGCGGGTCCTGCGGGACTCATGCTGTCCCACCTGCTGGCCAAGGCCGGAATTGAATCCACCGTGATCGAAATTCGCAGCCGCCAGGAAATTTCCGAGACAGTCCGCGCGGGCATCCTGGAGCACGGCACAGTCAACATGCTCGTGGAGGGCGGCGTGTCCGACCGCGTGCTGCGGGAAGGAGACCGGCACGACGGCATTGAGCTGCGGTTCAACGGCGAAAGCCACCGCATCGACTTCAAGGAACTCGTGGGCGAGTCCGTCTGGCTCTACCCGCAGACCGACGTCTTCATGGACCTCGCCGCGCGCCGGGAAGCCGACGGCGGCGACGTGCGCTACAGCGTCACCGACACGACCATCCACGGCATCGAGGACAAGCCCAAGGTCTGGTTCACGGATGCCGACGGTGTTGAGTACGAGCTGCAGGCCGACTTCATCACCGGTGCCGACGGCTCGCGCAGCCACTGCCGTTTCCAGATCCCGGAGGCGCACCGCAAGTGGTACTTCCACGAGTACCCGTTCGCGTGGTTCGGCATCCTTGCCGAGGCGCCGCGCAGTTCCGACGAGCTGATCTACGCCAACTCCGAGAACGGCTTTGCCCTTATCAGCCAGCGCACCGAGACCGTGCAGCGGATGTACTTCCAGTGCGACCCCAAGGAAAACGTGGCCGACTGGAACGATGAGCGGATCTGGGCGGAGTTCCGCAGCCGCGTCAACGGCAACGGCTTCGAGCTGAAGGAAGGCCCGGTCATCGACAAGATGGTCCTGCCGTTCCGCAGCTTCGTGCACACACCCATGCGGCACGGGAAGCTGTTCCTCGCCGGCGACGCCGCGCACACCGTGCCGCCGACGGGTGCCAAGGGCCTGAATCTGGCGATCCACGACGTGAAGGTGCTGTTCGAGGGGCTGGACAGTTACTACAACAGCGGCTCCACGGCCCTGCTGGACTCGTACAGCGACCGCGCCCTGGACCGCGTGTGGAAGGCTCAGCAGTTCTCCTACTGGATGACCACCATGCTGCACACTCCTGCCGATGCCGGCGACTTCGCCCGGGCCCGTCAGCTGGGCGAGCTGAACTCCGTGGTGTCCTCGCGGCACGGCCAGGCGTACCTTGCCGAGGCCTACACCGGCTGGCCGTCGGCCTAA
- a CDS encoding IclR family transcriptional regulator, with the protein MANSVSGDSVVDRVVRVIAAFPAGVTVLQLSELAERADLPLTTAHRLVRQLATHGLLETSPGGSVRLGLRLWELVNRNSPTLALRQAAMPFMEDIQHVLNQNVNLAVLDGWEALFVERLSRRGSVANRAQIAGRMAVHVSSAGLALMSHQPKHVQAEYLDQFAEPAGKVGRDEVRALLAEAANQGYAELAGVIDPDTWGIAVPVLDGQKRAVAAIGVVVPLREMRMQALVPALQTAARGIARRLAEGAG; encoded by the coding sequence GTGGCCAATTCAGTTTCGGGGGACTCGGTGGTGGACCGCGTCGTTCGAGTTATTGCGGCGTTCCCGGCCGGCGTTACGGTCCTGCAGCTGTCCGAGCTAGCGGAGCGCGCGGACCTTCCGCTCACCACCGCCCACCGCCTGGTGCGGCAGCTGGCCACGCATGGCCTGCTCGAAACCAGCCCCGGCGGCTCGGTGCGGCTGGGCCTGAGACTGTGGGAGCTGGTGAACCGCAATTCGCCGACGCTGGCCTTGCGCCAGGCAGCCATGCCCTTCATGGAGGACATCCAGCATGTACTGAACCAGAACGTGAACCTCGCGGTGCTCGACGGATGGGAAGCGCTCTTTGTTGAGCGGCTGTCCCGCCGAGGGTCCGTGGCCAATCGGGCCCAGATCGCGGGCCGGATGGCAGTCCACGTCTCATCGGCCGGGCTGGCCCTGATGTCGCACCAGCCAAAGCACGTCCAGGCCGAGTACCTGGACCAGTTCGCGGAGCCTGCCGGAAAAGTTGGCCGCGACGAAGTGCGCGCCCTGCTGGCCGAGGCCGCGAACCAGGGCTACGCGGAACTGGCGGGCGTCATCGATCCCGACACCTGGGGTATAGCTGTCCCCGTTTTGGACGGCCAGAAGCGCGCGGTGGCAGCAATCGGCGTCGTGGTTCCGCTGCGGGAGATGCGCATGCAGGCGCTGGTACCGGCGCTCCAAACGGCGGCGCGCGGCATCGCGCGGCGGCTCGCTGAGGGCGCCGGCTGA
- a CDS encoding MFS transporter, with protein sequence MSTLTVARRSQWPVWLCWLAMVLDGFDLVVLGTVIPTLIKTQDLGFDAIGATYAATISLVGVGIGALFIAPLSDRFGRRRLLVACVTWFSLFTIAVVFAPNVAMFGIFRLLAGVGLGACLPAALAYMNDYAPAGTAGKSTTRTMTGYHVGAVATAFLAILVVPDWRIMFVVGGLAGFVLVPFLWFRLPETLPPVQAEPAVINDAEANRAEGGAAEARRAGPARTHRPIAVPAAEPEAAPASLLADQAGERASFRDLTRKPYPLVALGIAVASFMGLLLVYGLNTWLPQLMSSAGYTVSTGLVLLLVLNVGAVVGLIVAGILADKHGTKKIVLLWFGLSALFLAVLSIKVQSELLLNAAVFVTGVFVFSSQVLVYAWVSQLFPARLRGTALGFAAGVGRLGAIMGPAVTGTLVAAGIAYPWGFYVFAGAAVLGLLALVTVPHAIAPAPGQPSDVGRS encoded by the coding sequence ATGTCAACGCTCACTGTTGCCCGCCGCTCCCAGTGGCCCGTCTGGCTTTGCTGGCTGGCCATGGTGCTGGACGGATTCGACCTGGTGGTGCTGGGCACCGTCATACCCACCCTGATCAAGACCCAGGACCTGGGCTTCGACGCTATCGGGGCCACCTACGCGGCCACCATCTCGCTGGTGGGCGTTGGCATCGGGGCGCTCTTCATCGCGCCGCTCTCGGACCGCTTCGGCCGCCGACGGCTCCTTGTTGCCTGCGTAACCTGGTTCTCGCTCTTCACCATAGCCGTCGTCTTTGCCCCCAACGTTGCCATGTTCGGCATCTTCAGGCTCCTCGCGGGCGTGGGACTCGGAGCCTGCCTGCCCGCAGCCCTGGCCTATATGAACGATTACGCCCCCGCCGGCACCGCCGGAAAGTCTACTACCCGGACCATGACCGGTTATCACGTTGGCGCCGTGGCCACAGCGTTCCTGGCCATCCTGGTGGTGCCTGACTGGCGCATCATGTTCGTCGTGGGAGGCCTTGCCGGGTTCGTGCTGGTGCCGTTCCTGTGGTTCCGGCTGCCGGAAACCCTGCCGCCCGTCCAGGCGGAGCCCGCGGTAATTAATGATGCCGAGGCTAACCGCGCCGAAGGCGGGGCCGCAGAAGCCCGCCGCGCCGGGCCCGCCCGGACACACCGGCCCATCGCCGTGCCGGCGGCCGAGCCCGAGGCTGCGCCGGCGTCGTTGCTGGCCGACCAGGCCGGCGAGCGGGCCAGCTTCCGGGACCTCACGCGCAAGCCGTATCCGCTGGTTGCCCTGGGAATTGCGGTCGCGTCATTCATGGGGCTCCTGCTGGTCTACGGCCTGAATACCTGGCTGCCGCAACTCATGTCCTCCGCCGGCTACACAGTCAGCACGGGCCTGGTGCTGCTCCTGGTGCTTAACGTGGGCGCCGTGGTGGGCCTGATCGTGGCCGGCATCCTGGCCGACAAGCACGGCACCAAGAAAATCGTGCTCCTCTGGTTCGGCCTATCCGCCCTCTTCCTGGCCGTCCTCAGCATCAAGGTCCAAAGCGAACTGCTGCTCAACGCTGCCGTGTTCGTGACCGGCGTCTTCGTGTTCAGCTCCCAGGTTCTCGTCTACGCCTGGGTCAGCCAGCTCTTCCCGGCCCGGCTCCGCGGCACGGCCCTGGGCTTTGCCGCGGGCGTCGGGCGGCTCGGCGCCATCATGGGACCGGCCGTCACCGGAACGCTCGTGGCCGCCGGCATCGCCTATCCGTGGGGCTTCTACGTCTTCGCCGGCGCCGCGGTACTGGGTCTGCTGGCCCTGGTGACCGTCCCCCATGCCATCGCGCCGGCACCCGGCCAGCCGTCCGACGTCGGGCGTTCCTAG